The genomic stretch TTAAAATAGAGTTCTCAGCATCCAGAACCTTAATGGTTTTCAGCTGGTCAAACCAATTTTCCTGTGCCAGAGTCTTTAAGGACAGCTTAAACTGGATCCTGCCCTTTCCGTCTTTATCAATCATGGTATCTGGCAGGTAATAATCGGCAGGTAGCTCAGGGAAAGTCTCCTGGTCCTTTCCGCTTAAATGAAAGGTAGTCTTCTCAGGCCTTACACGCACATTGCCGTCTTTATCGTAATTATCCAGCCAATAGTCAAAGACAGATATAGATCCGTTGGTCAGGATCGCACTTGGGGCTGAATCAAGGCTGCCTCTCTCCGGCAATTCTGCCGTAGAGCCCTTTCCAACCTTTATGCCCTGCTCTTTGCCGTCAGAAATCCTGGTAACAGTGATGGTATTCGGCTTCCATAGGGTCGTCTGCCACTTGACCACAGTTCCGTCATCATCTACGTTTGTGCATACGTCCGTAATATCTGTCCCATCCACATCAATGGTATAATCATCTATACTTCCTTCCTGGAACGTGATAACTGCATACTGGATCCAGCCTAAGTCTACCAGCTTTGTCTTTTCTGCATGAACAAAAACACCCTTACCTTCCTGGCTGTTATTCTCTTCGTCAGGATTGCCCTCATTCCCGCCGGGGCTGCCTCCGTTGTTCTTATTGCCTGAGGAGTTGCCTCCGTTATTCTCATTCCCCGAGGAATTGCCTCCGCCTGAGGAACCGCTTCTTCCGGAAGAACTGCTTCCTCCACCGGAAGATGCTGTTTTCTTTGTGCTTTCTGCTGCAGGTACTGAGGCCAGGCCTCTGCCGGCCTCGTAATGAACAGTTCCATCAGACTCCACCCATCGGCCGTCGCCATTTACAAAATATCCATCCGGGGTAGTCTGGCCTGTATACATCCTTCCCATATCTGTTCCGTCAGCAGTATTAAAATAATAGCAATAACCGTCAATCCACTGCCACCCTGTCTTCATGGCTCCAAGGTTTCCATCATTGGCCGTATTAAAAAAGTACCATGTTCCGCCGCCAGCCTGGTACCAGCCGGAGCGCATCTGGCCCTCTGTTCCATCATTGGAAGTGTTCAGATAGTATCTTATTCCCTTTTCATCCTGAAACCATCCTGTCTTCATGGCACCGTTTTCCGGGTGAAGATAATACCAGCCCGACGTCTTTTTAATCCACCCGGCGCTTAAACTGCCTGAGGCCTCATAATGTTTCCAGCCATCATTTTCATATTTCCAGTCGCCCTGCGTGTATATGCCCCCGTCTCTGCTTGTCTGGGAACTGCCTGTTATACCCGCCCATGCTATGCCGAACTGGGAAAGTACACAAGCGGCTGTCAATATTGGTACCACTGTTTTTTGAATCAACTTTTTCTTAACCATTCCATCCTCCTTTTTTAGTTAGTTTAGACTAACCATCGCCATCTCAGTATATCGGGGAGGTTATCGGTTGTCAATGATGATATGAGAGAATGAATGAGTCTTTTTCTCAACAGCCCGAATTCCTTTTTCCTGGCAGAGGACCTGTGGTATGATGATACGGTAAGGTTTTTGACAGAGGACCTTTCTATGTGATACTATCAATACTTTTATTATCTAAGGAATGTGATGTGGAGCCATGGCAATGGAACTAAATACGATTGTAGAGCATTTTGCAGCCACACTTTTTAAAGTACAAGGGGTATACCGTTATAAAATACCAGCCGGTAGTAAGGGCATACAAAGAACCGCTTCTTATCCGGGGTTTATATTCCCGCTTTCCGGCTGCGCTGAATACCAGTTTAACGATACGCCATATTTTATCAAACCAGGAGTAGTTATCCATGGTTCGGCCAACACCGCCATGCGCAAGCGTGTCATTGGAGACGAAAACTGGGAATTCGTTTCTGTTCTTTATGAAACTTTCAACGAATCACCTCACATGAAATTGAGGAATACCCATTTCAGCATAGCCGTCGGACAAAGCCCCCAGCTGTACGATATGCTTCATCATTTGTACGCAACCTCTAACCGGCCCGGCGGTCTTGCGGTCTTTCAAACGGAAACCTTGTTCCGCCGGGTGCTGGAGGAGACATTCTTGCGTGCCAGAAACCAGACAAGGTACGGCGCACAGGAGCTTTTTGAATCGGTATCGGAGTACATCCATACCCACTACATGGATGGTTTAACCGTAAATTCACTTGCCTGGCAAAACGAAGTTAATGAAAACCGTTTGTTTTATGTTTTTCAAAAGTATGCAGGCATGGGGCCGGCAGATTATTTACGGACGTACCGCCTAAACCGCGCCAGGGAGCTGCTTGTTACAACCTCCATTCCCATTGGAACCATAGGGGAGCAAACAGGCTACCCAGATGCACTGTATTTTAGCCGCATATTTAAGAGACATTTTGGAGTGCCTCCAAGCAAATTCAGGGAAGAATAAGCCGCCGGTACAAGGAAATGCCCATGGTTTTCCACGGGCATTTTTTCGTGCTGCCAACTACAATTCAGGATATGTCCATATAAATTACGGATAAAGCCATTCACATAAGCACCGTGGTTTGATATATTATCCAGGAGTTAGTCTCATCTAACTAACAATTCAGGAGGTGCTACATTGAAAAAACAAATCTCTATTTTATTTGCACTGCTTTTGTCTGCCGGACTGCTATCCGCTTGTTCAAAGGAACAGCAGACGGTACCCCCCTTACCAACAGAAAGTACTGGTACACAAGAATCCGTAAAACCGCAGGTACCGGATACTTCCAAAGATTCTTCGTGGCCGCGTACCATAACAGATGCCGGCGGCCATAATATAACCCTGGCCAGCCAGCCTAAGCGCATTGCCATTCTCCATTCCAACTATCTGGAATATTTTTTTGCACTCGGCACTCCGGTTGCCGCCTCGGCAGGGGCTTCAGCAGGAACGGCTCAGCAGGCTCTGGAAACCTATGAAACACTGATTCCTTATGGCGGTACCGAAGAAATCATGGATCTTGGAAGTGCACGGGAAATCAATCTGGAAGCGGTTCTGGAAGCGAAACCGGATATGATCGTAACCTTTGCCGGGCACACAGGTCTGGATGAAATATATGACCAGTTAAATCAGATCGCCCCCGTAGTACTGCTGGATTATAGTGACACATGGCAGAACCAGACCCTTGCCTGCGGTGAAATCATGGGCAGGGAAGAGGCAGCCGGGAAAATCATTAAGGAAACCGAGGAAGCCATAGCATCAGCCCATGAAGTGTTGAGTCAGCAGGATAAAACCGTTGCTATTTTCCGCACCAGCGGAGGCAAGGCATTTGTTGCCCGGGGCAGCCGCAGCTATTACAATGCTTTCGGCATCACTCCGCCCAAGGGATACACCTTTGGTTATGAAAC from Lacrimispora sphenoides JCM 1415 encodes the following:
- a CDS encoding AraC family transcriptional regulator, giving the protein MELNTIVEHFAATLFKVQGVYRYKIPAGSKGIQRTASYPGFIFPLSGCAEYQFNDTPYFIKPGVVIHGSANTAMRKRVIGDENWEFVSVLYETFNESPHMKLRNTHFSIAVGQSPQLYDMLHHLYATSNRPGGLAVFQTETLFRRVLEETFLRARNQTRYGAQELFESVSEYIHTHYMDGLTVNSLAWQNEVNENRLFYVFQKYAGMGPADYLRTYRLNRARELLVTTSIPIGTIGEQTGYPDALYFSRIFKRHFGVPPSKFREE
- a CDS encoding ABC transporter substrate-binding protein, with product MKKQISILFALLLSAGLLSACSKEQQTVPPLPTESTGTQESVKPQVPDTSKDSSWPRTITDAGGHNITLASQPKRIAILHSNYLEYFFALGTPVAASAGASAGTAQQALETYETLIPYGGTEEIMDLGSAREINLEAVLEAKPDMIVTFAGHTGLDEIYDQLNQIAPVVLLDYSDTWQNQTLACGEIMGREEAAGKIIKETEEAIASAHEVLSQQDKTVAIFRTSGGKAFVARGSRSYYNAFGITPPKGYTFGYETFSLEAVADMDPDYIIFMDYIDTAKGFVKSQEASSVWLNMSAVKNGNVLYFDDSLNTFGPLAMELTAKKLVRAIK